Proteins from a genomic interval of Clostridium sp. AN503:
- a CDS encoding L-serine ammonia-lyase, iron-sulfur-dependent, subunit alpha: MNAFTKLIQEDMKPALGVTEPGAIAYACSRARSYTKGDVRKVTVILNSGMYKNAFTCGIPNSPYVGNQYAAALGVVAGRWEKGLSSLAEVTAADNAAAKKMIDEGRIEVRLGEISSCIDIKASIETDQDECSLHIRDKHTHVVEIRLNGKVIFSDAPEADGKTPCPTESAGAALNASFGTSMCASDDPVEIPKIHRHTLAEILEYCNRVPLEEIAFLREAYEVNLELFEAGMASDRTVFLKSLLRANGGHVISGQELLTAQLLCNGTIEARVIGLDKPAMSITGSGAHGIICTMPLYAVCQVHGYPEEKLLRATALSYLVTMYIKEYSGRLSAFCGCAVAAGTGMACACVYLKGGGLLEMHRTVNNMASSITGMICDGGNQGCAMKGVVAVDAAFRSVGLAMEGVCVEDVHGINGRTTEDTFRYMGRIASPGMVETEGVIVGIFEEKQAGQGQEANRG, translated from the coding sequence ATGAACGCATTTACCAAATTGATTCAGGAAGACATGAAGCCGGCTCTCGGGGTCACGGAGCCGGGGGCGATCGCTTATGCGTGTTCCAGGGCGCGCAGCTATACAAAAGGCGATGTACGAAAAGTGACCGTAATACTAAATTCAGGGATGTACAAAAACGCATTTACCTGTGGGATCCCCAATTCCCCATACGTGGGCAACCAGTATGCAGCGGCACTTGGAGTCGTCGCAGGACGCTGGGAAAAGGGCCTGTCGTCCCTTGCGGAGGTGACGGCGGCGGACAATGCGGCGGCGAAAAAGATGATCGACGAGGGAAGGATCGAGGTGCGCCTGGGGGAGATCTCCTCGTGCATCGATATAAAGGCCAGCATTGAGACGGACCAGGACGAGTGCAGTCTGCATATCCGCGACAAGCATACCCATGTGGTGGAGATCCGGCTGAACGGAAAGGTGATCTTCTCGGATGCACCGGAGGCGGATGGAAAAACGCCCTGTCCGACGGAGTCTGCCGGGGCCGCGCTGAACGCGTCTTTCGGGACTTCAATGTGCGCATCGGATGACCCTGTGGAGATTCCAAAGATCCACCGCCACACGCTGGCAGAGATTTTAGAATACTGCAACCGTGTGCCTCTGGAGGAGATCGCATTTCTGCGGGAGGCCTATGAGGTGAACTTGGAGCTGTTTGAAGCGGGCATGGCCAGTGACCGCACCGTATTTTTGAAAAGCCTGCTGCGCGCCAACGGAGGCCATGTGATCTCAGGGCAGGAGCTTTTGACGGCGCAGCTATTGTGCAATGGGACGATCGAAGCGCGTGTGATCGGGCTGGATAAGCCGGCGATGAGTATCACCGGCTCCGGCGCTCACGGGATCATCTGCACCATGCCTCTCTATGCGGTATGCCAGGTCCATGGTTATCCGGAGGAGAAGCTGCTGCGCGCCACAGCCCTCAGCTACCTGGTGACCATGTACATCAAGGAATATTCCGGGAGGCTGTCTGCGTTCTGCGGCTGCGCGGTCGCGGCGGGGACCGGAATGGCCTGCGCCTGCGTATATTTAAAAGGCGGCGGGCTTTTGGAGATGCACCGCACAGTCAACAATATGGCGTCCAGCATCACAGGAATGATCTGTGACGGCGGGAACCAGGGCTGTGCGATGAAAGGCGTGGTGGCGGTGGACGCCGCGTTCCGCTCTGTGGGCCTGGCGATGGAGGGGGTCTGCGTGGAGGACGTCCATGGCATCAACGGCAGGACTACGGAGGACACCTTCCGCTATATGGGCAGGATCGCCTCTCCCGGAATGGTGGAGACAGAGGGCGTGATCGTGGGTATTTTTGAGGAGAAGCAGGCCGGGCAGGGACAGGAGGCAAATAGAGGGTGA